One window of the Clupea harengus chromosome 20, Ch_v2.0.2, whole genome shotgun sequence genome contains the following:
- the LOC122133835 gene encoding adhesion G protein-coupled receptor G3: MAFCLIRSPMNFEDFGVLDGRLYGISVCDKNISGLNQRINITVNLNISDDTKEPSCVFLDFSNKNFSQEGCSTEWIKENATVVCSCNHLTYFAVLMVSPNITKDHAVNLTYISVIGCSISLAFLLLTVFLFLIQR, from the exons ATGGCCTTCTGTCTGATCCGTTCTCCCATGAATTTTGAG GATTTCGGTGTCCTAGATGGACGACTCTATGGGATTAGCGTCTGTGATAAGAACATCTCAGGGTTGAACCAGCGCATCAATATCACAGTGAATTTAAACATCTCTGAC GACACAAAGGAACCATCTTGTGTATTTTTGGACTTCTCAAACAAAA ATTTCAGCCAAGAAGGCTGCTCAACCGAGTGGATAAAAGAGAATGCAACAGTGGTCTGTTCTTGTAACCACCTGACTTACTTCGCTGTACTGATG GTGTCTCCTAATATCACCAAGGACCATGCTGTGAACCTCACCTAcatctctgtgattggctgtagcatctctctcgctttcctgCTTCTCACCGTCTTCCTGTTCCTCATCCAGAGGTAG